From the Oceanicaulis alexandrii DSM 11625 genome, one window contains:
- a CDS encoding M48 family metallopeptidase, with protein sequence MTEDELNALPRVTMGRRELLVGLAAGTVFPLAGCATDGGFGAALVSDAQIMQASQAAWEQARQQERISQDRNLNNKVRRVGQRIVPASGLTQYQWEFVVFDSDQQNAWVLPGGKVAFYRGILETMSNDDQVATVMGHEVAHLSRNHAAQRARQQAAAGLGLAVVNAGLGAANVENSDTWAGILGTGVTYGVLLPYSRQHELEADILGVDYMARSGYRPSEALAFWRAKAAQNARRPIELMSTHPSDATRIENLERHIAEQGYA encoded by the coding sequence ATGACCGAAGACGAACTGAACGCGTTGCCGCGCGTCACCATGGGACGCCGTGAATTGCTGGTCGGACTGGCGGCGGGCACGGTGTTTCCGCTGGCCGGATGCGCCACCGATGGTGGTTTCGGCGCGGCGCTGGTGTCTGACGCCCAGATCATGCAGGCCTCGCAGGCCGCTTGGGAACAGGCGCGCCAGCAAGAACGCATCAGCCAGGACCGCAATCTGAACAACAAGGTCCGCCGCGTGGGCCAGCGCATCGTGCCGGCGTCGGGGCTGACCCAATACCAATGGGAATTCGTGGTCTTTGACTCAGACCAGCAAAACGCCTGGGTGCTGCCCGGCGGCAAGGTCGCCTTTTATCGCGGCATTCTCGAGACCATGAGCAATGACGACCAGGTGGCCACGGTCATGGGCCATGAAGTGGCCCATCTCAGCCGCAATCACGCCGCCCAACGCGCGCGTCAACAGGCCGCGGCGGGGCTGGGGCTCGCAGTGGTGAACGCCGGTCTCGGCGCCGCCAATGTGGAGAACAGCGACACCTGGGCCGGCATTCTGGGCACGGGCGTGACCTATGGCGTGCTGTTGCCCTATTCGCGTCAGCACGAGCTGGAAGCGGACATTCTGGGCGTCGATTACATGGCGCGATCAGGCTACCGTCCGTCAGAAGCGCTGGCGTTCTGGCGCGCCAAGGCCGCGCAAAACGCCCGCCGGCCGATTGAGCTGATGTCCACTCACCCCTCGGACGCCACGCGCATCGAAAACCTCGAGCGTCATATCGCCGAGCAGGGCTATGCCTGA